In Nitrospira sp., one genomic interval encodes:
- a CDS encoding DUF523 and DUF1722 domain-containing protein: protein MTSPALRLGISRCLLGEQVRFDGGHKRDQFLTEVLGRYVEWVPVCPEVEAGLGTPREAMRLVGNPLRPSLVSIKSGQDHTLALEVMTNRRLADLEGVDLSGFVFKKDSPSCGVERVRTYNEHGMPNRKGVGLFARAFVGRFPLVPVEEEGRLSDPMLRENFIERVFCYRRWQDLIRGGVTRQAVVRFHTIHKYLLLAHSAPHYRQLGRLVAQVHECRPKDLALRYGELFMQALAVRATVRKHVNVLQHILGHFKDRLAAQEKAELLGVIADYHQGLTPLIVPLTLIKHYVQVFDVEYIREQVYLNPHPKELMLRNHV from the coding sequence GTGACGTCGCCGGCGCTTCGCCTCGGCATCAGCCGGTGTTTGCTCGGCGAACAGGTTCGGTTTGATGGCGGCCACAAGCGGGACCAGTTTCTGACGGAGGTGTTAGGCCGATATGTGGAATGGGTTCCGGTGTGTCCGGAAGTCGAGGCGGGGCTCGGCACGCCGCGTGAAGCGATGCGACTGGTAGGAAATCCGCTGCGGCCGAGCCTGGTGTCGATCAAGAGCGGGCAGGATCACACCCTTGCCTTGGAGGTCATGACGAACAGACGCCTGGCTGACCTGGAAGGGGTGGATCTGTCGGGGTTTGTGTTCAAAAAAGATTCTCCCAGTTGCGGAGTGGAACGTGTCCGAACGTACAATGAGCATGGCATGCCCAATCGCAAGGGCGTGGGCCTCTTCGCGCGAGCCTTCGTCGGACGGTTCCCGCTTGTCCCGGTCGAGGAGGAAGGCCGGCTGAGTGATCCCATGTTACGAGAAAATTTCATTGAGCGGGTCTTCTGTTATCGGCGCTGGCAGGATTTGATCCGTGGCGGGGTGACGAGGCAAGCGGTAGTACGATTTCACACAATTCATAAATACCTGCTCCTGGCCCACAGCGCTCCGCACTACCGCCAGCTTGGCCGGTTGGTGGCGCAAGTCCATGAGTGTCGCCCCAAAGACCTGGCCCTTCGATACGGTGAACTCTTCATGCAGGCCCTGGCGGTGCGGGCGACGGTACGCAAGCACGTCAATGTCCTGCAACATATCCTGGGGCATTTCAAGGATCGCCTTGCTGCGCAGGAAAAAGCGGAACTATTGGGTGTGATTGCGGACTATCATCAGGGACTCACGCCGTTGATCGTGCCCCTGACCTTGATCAAACACTACGTGCAGGTATTTGATGTCGAATATATTCGCGAGCAGGTGTATCTGAATCCCCATCCGAAGGAATTGATGTTACGTAATCACGTATAA
- a CDS encoding TIGR01777 family oxidoreductase, with protein sequence MRIVITGGTGFIGHALVDALTRQQHDVVVLCRKPARSVHSSAVYVEWDARTVGPWRAELQEADAVVNLAGAPIAEGRWTPARKRLLLESRTVSTRLLVDALAARISPLPVFITASGIGYYGASDDRVLDEGSALGEGFLADLSAAWEAEALRAAQFRTRVVVLRTGMVLEEDGGALPKMLLPFRFFAGGPVLPGTQWVSWIHRADLIGLIQWAMTTPTVCGPLNAVAPEAVTMKTFCTTVGRVLHRPSWLPVPSLALQLALGELGTLMTTGQRVDPAKARAGGYAFRYPTLEPALRAIVGGERRP encoded by the coding sequence ATGCGGATTGTCATCACCGGAGGAACGGGATTCATCGGGCACGCGCTGGTCGACGCGTTGACGCGCCAGCAGCATGATGTGGTGGTTCTGTGTCGGAAGCCCGCACGATCGGTTCACTCGTCTGCTGTGTACGTGGAGTGGGATGCTCGAACCGTGGGCCCTTGGAGAGCTGAGCTACAAGAGGCTGATGCGGTCGTCAACTTGGCCGGTGCCCCCATTGCCGAAGGTCGGTGGACGCCGGCCCGTAAGCGTCTGCTGCTGGAAAGCCGAACCGTTAGCACCAGACTATTGGTCGATGCTCTCGCTGCCCGTATCTCGCCACTTCCTGTGTTCATCACGGCGTCGGGCATTGGGTACTACGGTGCGAGTGACGACCGGGTCCTCGACGAGGGGTCGGCACTCGGAGAAGGATTCTTGGCGGACTTGTCTGCAGCGTGGGAGGCAGAGGCGTTGCGTGCCGCCCAGTTCCGTACGCGGGTCGTGGTGCTGCGTACGGGTATGGTGCTTGAAGAGGACGGTGGGGCATTGCCGAAAATGTTGCTACCGTTTCGCTTCTTCGCCGGGGGGCCGGTCCTGCCCGGCACGCAGTGGGTCTCGTGGATTCACCGCGCGGATCTGATCGGACTTATTCAATGGGCGATGACGACGCCGACCGTGTGTGGTCCGCTCAATGCCGTGGCTCCTGAGGCGGTAACGATGAAGACCTTTTGTACGACGGTCGGCAGAGTGCTCCATCGTCCCTCGTGGCTGCCGGTCCCGAGCTTGGCCTTGCAGCTGGCGCTGGGGGAGCTGGGGACATTGATGACGACCGGTCAACGTGTGGACCCGGCGAAGGCGAGAGCGGGCGGCTACGCCTTCCGGTATCCGACGCTGGAGCCGGCGTTACGAGCGATTGTCGGTGGGGAGCGTCGGCCATGA
- the pyrE gene encoding orotate phosphoribosyltransferase, whose translation MLQDELVAAFHKTQSFKWDPSGGFKLASGLLSPFYVDCRTLMAFPYARHLVAKRAWEVIKDQDIDCLGGLEIGAISIATSISDYAYLASPRREWRTFFVRKQAKDHGLGRLVEGVVLAGDRALVVDDVLTSGGSVVKAIVAAREAGLEVKEALVIVDRKEQDGRARVEQLGVRVASLLTIDELMQGRPSAS comes from the coding sequence ATGCTGCAAGACGAACTTGTCGCCGCGTTTCACAAGACTCAGTCGTTCAAATGGGATCCGAGCGGAGGCTTCAAACTCGCATCGGGATTGCTGAGCCCGTTTTACGTTGATTGTCGAACCTTGATGGCATTTCCCTATGCACGCCACTTGGTGGCCAAACGAGCGTGGGAGGTCATCAAGGATCAAGACATTGATTGTCTCGGAGGGCTGGAGATCGGCGCGATTTCCATCGCCACGTCGATCTCCGATTATGCCTATCTTGCGTCTCCTCGCCGGGAGTGGCGGACATTTTTCGTACGCAAGCAGGCGAAGGATCATGGCCTTGGTCGGTTGGTCGAGGGAGTCGTTCTGGCCGGGGATCGTGCGCTCGTCGTCGATGATGTGCTCACCAGCGGTGGGTCTGTCGTGAAGGCGATCGTCGCAGCTCGTGAGGCAGGGCTTGAAGTGAAGGAAGCCCTGGTGATTGTCGATCGGAAAGAGCAGGACGGTCGAGCCCGTGTCGAGCAGTTGGGAGTGCGGGTGGCGAGTCTCCTCACGATTGATGAGCTCATGCAGGGTCGGCCGTCCGCTTCCTAG
- a CDS encoding SUMF1/EgtB/PvdO family nonheme iron enzyme — MTQGVSERRTRWSVAGLFATAAFALALSPATAAPPSKELDSVPMITVPAGPFTRGTQSPRGRADEWPQRTVHVDAFVIDQVEVTNERYLAFVATTGHRNPPNPYGTGALVSAKGIEQLPVVQVTWYDAKAYCAWAKKRLPTEAEWEKAARGTDGRTYPWGNDEATSTRANYDREWVNEKTLYAVGSLPGGDSPYGIKDMSGNAREWVQDWYDPDYYQNAPTTNPQGPDKGIVRVIRGGSWHSPLADITATARGRGGFALQTHGTGFRCVRGLAGQDAAAHEPAAK, encoded by the coding sequence ATGACACAAGGTGTGAGTGAGAGAAGGACCAGGTGGAGTGTGGCAGGTCTCTTCGCGACGGCCGCCTTTGCACTTGCCCTGAGTCCTGCGACGGCGGCGCCGCCCAGCAAGGAGCTGGATTCCGTGCCGATGATCACCGTTCCGGCCGGACCATTCACGAGGGGGACCCAGAGTCCCAGGGGGCGAGCTGACGAATGGCCACAGCGCACTGTGCATGTCGATGCCTTCGTCATTGATCAGGTGGAGGTGACCAACGAGCGCTACCTGGCCTTTGTGGCGACGACCGGTCACCGAAACCCGCCGAATCCTTATGGTACCGGTGCGCTGGTGTCGGCGAAAGGGATCGAGCAACTTCCGGTCGTCCAGGTGACCTGGTACGACGCCAAGGCCTATTGCGCCTGGGCCAAGAAACGGTTGCCGACCGAAGCGGAATGGGAAAAGGCGGCACGCGGGACCGATGGTCGGACGTATCCGTGGGGCAACGACGAAGCGACGTCGACACGGGCAAATTATGACCGCGAGTGGGTCAACGAGAAGACGCTCTATGCGGTGGGGTCGCTGCCGGGAGGCGACTCACCCTATGGTATCAAGGACATGTCCGGCAACGCTCGTGAGTGGGTTCAGGACTGGTACGACCCTGACTACTACCAGAACGCGCCGACGACGAATCCGCAAGGTCCGGACAAGGGCATCGTGCGGGTCATTCGAGGAGGATCCTGGCACAGTCCGCTGGCTGACATTACGGCGACCGCGCGTGGTCGGGGCGGATTTGCATTGCAGACCCATGGGACCGGATTCCGCTGTGTGCGTGGTCTGGCGGGACAGGACGCTGCCGCTCACGAACCGGCGGCCAAGTGA
- a CDS encoding DUF4149 domain-containing protein — MTAFIEPVMQYAHALAVAVLVGKVVLLSFVVAPILAKQLGPDQFGPVVRRLFPAYYLLGMGAATVGLLSLLAIGSLRGLSASVLGAGGIWVVILLAESYCRSPLTPQSNAMRDRLKEQEQQGDVDPVLQAAWTRLHQRSLCLNSLVLIGGLCLVGMIRQIS, encoded by the coding sequence ATGACTGCCTTCATTGAACCCGTCATGCAGTATGCGCACGCACTGGCGGTGGCCGTACTGGTCGGCAAGGTGGTGTTGCTCTCCTTTGTGGTCGCGCCGATTCTTGCGAAGCAGTTGGGACCGGACCAGTTCGGTCCTGTCGTTCGCCGATTATTCCCTGCCTACTACCTGTTGGGCATGGGCGCGGCGACGGTCGGACTCCTGTCGCTGCTCGCGATTGGATCCCTGCGCGGGCTGAGCGCGTCGGTGCTGGGAGCGGGAGGGATCTGGGTGGTGATTCTTCTCGCAGAGTCCTACTGTCGTTCGCCGCTGACTCCACAAAGCAACGCGATGCGGGATCGGCTCAAGGAGCAGGAGCAGCAGGGTGATGTTGATCCGGTGTTGCAGGCGGCCTGGACTCGGCTACACCAACGGTCGCTGTGCCTGAATTCATTGGTGCTGATCGGAGGCCTGTGCTTGGTCGGCATGATTCGTCAAATCTCATGA
- a CDS encoding PDZ domain-containing protein: MMHTQGSVGRCLFAALLSLAVSQTWGISDQLWAGDGHEKGGSQGPMYGLETTIPDGVIGVALHVGAERVGDPSVLFIAQVLPDGPAEKAGLKQGDQVTTVDGAALTGKTYEQVALMVRGEPGTVVKLGVKSEDGVREVSVTRVAGQTLYKGQMGSHGGQTK, translated from the coding sequence ATGATGCACACACAAGGGTCTGTCGGGCGTTGCCTCTTTGCGGCGCTACTGAGCCTCGCCGTGAGTCAAACCTGGGGCATCAGTGATCAACTTTGGGCCGGGGACGGTCATGAGAAAGGCGGGTCGCAAGGCCCGATGTATGGTCTGGAGACGACCATTCCGGACGGCGTGATCGGCGTGGCGCTGCACGTGGGGGCTGAGCGCGTCGGTGATCCGTCGGTCTTGTTTATCGCGCAAGTGTTGCCGGATGGTCCGGCGGAGAAGGCGGGGCTCAAGCAGGGTGATCAAGTAACAACCGTAGATGGCGCTGCGCTGACCGGCAAGACGTACGAGCAGGTTGCGCTTATGGTGCGTGGGGAGCCGGGAACCGTGGTGAAATTGGGGGTAAAGTCGGAGGACGGTGTACGGGAGGTCTCCGTCACGCGGGTTGCCGGGCAGACCTTGTACAAGGGGCAGATGGGGTCGCACGGTGGTCAGACTAAATAG
- a CDS encoding phosphodiester glycosidase family protein: MDHRRSGPPTLHRWEHALCGCLLIIGLYGVVTARPAEAESLPWERLTTGMQVALWNPIDTCPQVPALLMLQVDPERFRFSIHQYRDEGLRAPISIHDWQQRTDAYVMFNAGLFREDYSYLGVLLKEGRSLGGKKHHSWQGLFAAEPVDGTLRKARVFDLAFEAFTEDPPLYREAAQSLMLFDRTGKLRVRDSGKRAFQTVVAEDGQGAILVIKTVDIVSLHHLADCLHRQLPSLRQAMAMDGGASSDVIASQDLLHAAQETAAQAGWRALLAGNTGVHIPLPTVIGISPRTSARTGALSESSQAPRKP; this comes from the coding sequence ATGGACCATCGCCGCTCAGGACCGCCGACACTCCATCGCTGGGAACATGCACTGTGCGGCTGCCTGCTCATCATCGGATTGTATGGAGTCGTCACGGCTCGGCCGGCCGAGGCAGAATCATTGCCTTGGGAGCGACTGACTACCGGCATGCAAGTGGCGCTCTGGAACCCCATCGACACCTGCCCGCAGGTTCCCGCCTTGCTGATGCTCCAAGTCGACCCGGAACGATTCCGATTTTCCATCCATCAGTATCGCGACGAAGGGCTTCGCGCTCCGATCTCGATCCATGATTGGCAGCAACGGACCGACGCCTACGTCATGTTCAATGCAGGCTTGTTTCGCGAGGACTATTCCTATCTGGGCGTGTTGCTGAAAGAAGGCCGGTCGCTCGGGGGTAAGAAACATCATTCGTGGCAAGGACTGTTTGCGGCGGAACCTGTCGACGGAACACTTCGAAAAGCGCGCGTCTTCGATCTCGCGTTTGAAGCATTCACCGAAGATCCGCCGCTCTACCGCGAGGCTGCACAATCACTGATGTTGTTCGACCGGACGGGCAAACTCCGGGTGCGAGACAGCGGGAAACGTGCGTTTCAGACGGTGGTGGCTGAAGACGGGCAAGGGGCGATCCTCGTGATCAAGACCGTGGACATCGTGTCGCTACATCACCTGGCCGACTGTCTGCATCGGCAACTCCCTTCACTCCGGCAGGCCATGGCCATGGACGGTGGCGCCTCGTCCGATGTCATCGCCAGCCAGGATCTGCTGCACGCCGCCCAGGAAACCGCCGCCCAGGCTGGCTGGCGTGCATTGCTGGCCGGCAACACAGGCGTCCACATTCCTCTTCCCACGGTCATCGGGATCAGCCCGCGGACCTCTGCGAGGACAGGAGCATTGTCGGAATCGTCGCAGGCACCCCGAAAGCCCTGA
- a CDS encoding response regulator, with protein MTQPLRLIHLEGNPADAELIDSTLRNAGIPCQTKRVHTREDFLAALRQGGFSLILADTTVPDFDGAAALDLARALHPDVPFLFVSGMQGEEFAVDMMQRGATDYISKQRLGRLVPSVRRTLRELDERLERKRAEDALRMSEKQLRQAQKMEAVGRLAGGLAHDFNNLLTVIMGHSQVLLDELSVGSPIRAKIEEMQKAGERAANLIRQLMAFSRKQPMEPNVLPLNSVIGNVEGMLRRLIGEDIQLVIRPDPHNGHVKADPGQLEQVLMNLVVNARDAMPNGGLLAIETSQVELARTPMHHLHPLPLGHYVKLTVTDTGCGMNTDVLGHLFEPFFTTKEAHKGTGLGLSTVFGIVTTCGGGIDVWSQVGHGTTFDLYFPRATPQTTATSTDSPQAQPRHGSETILLVEDDNGVRDLVRRELLKTGYQVIEAKNGVEACLTATQQSYHVDLLLTDVVMPGMNGRELAEHLAVIKPNLRVLFMSGYLDDISVNSGMDPHRTTFLQKPFTPDLLLRTVRALLDSSAPGTGPAHVQTSPPNHTSRTARAS; from the coding sequence ATGACTCAGCCCCTGCGACTCATCCATCTCGAGGGCAACCCAGCGGACGCGGAGCTGATTGACTCCACGCTCCGGAATGCCGGCATTCCTTGCCAGACAAAACGGGTCCACACGCGGGAAGACTTTCTTGCGGCGCTCCGGCAGGGCGGATTCAGCCTCATCCTAGCTGATACGACAGTGCCCGACTTCGATGGAGCGGCGGCCCTTGACCTCGCGCGGGCCCTGCATCCCGACGTGCCGTTTCTGTTCGTCTCCGGCATGCAAGGGGAAGAGTTCGCCGTCGATATGATGCAGCGCGGCGCAACCGACTACATTTCCAAACAGCGTCTCGGCAGACTGGTGCCCTCCGTGCGCCGAACGCTCCGCGAACTCGATGAGCGATTGGAGCGGAAACGCGCGGAAGACGCCTTACGGATGAGCGAAAAGCAATTGCGACAGGCGCAGAAGATGGAAGCCGTCGGCCGCCTGGCCGGGGGACTTGCCCATGATTTCAACAATCTGCTGACCGTCATCATGGGACATAGCCAGGTGCTGCTGGACGAACTGTCCGTCGGTAGTCCCATCCGCGCCAAGATCGAAGAAATGCAAAAGGCTGGCGAACGGGCGGCGAACCTGATTCGCCAACTGATGGCCTTCAGCCGGAAGCAACCGATGGAACCGAACGTACTGCCGCTGAACTCGGTCATCGGCAACGTCGAAGGCATGCTCCGGCGCCTCATCGGAGAGGACATCCAACTGGTCATCCGTCCCGATCCCCATAACGGGCATGTGAAAGCCGATCCAGGACAATTGGAGCAAGTCCTGATGAATCTGGTCGTGAATGCCAGAGACGCCATGCCCAACGGCGGCCTCCTGGCCATTGAAACTTCACAGGTCGAGCTTGCGCGCACCCCGATGCACCACCTACACCCCTTGCCGCTCGGACACTATGTGAAATTGACGGTGACGGACACCGGGTGCGGCATGAATACCGACGTGCTCGGCCACCTATTCGAGCCCTTCTTTACCACCAAGGAAGCGCATAAAGGCACGGGCCTCGGCCTGTCGACCGTCTTCGGGATCGTCACCACCTGCGGCGGCGGCATCGATGTCTGGAGCCAGGTCGGACACGGAACGACCTTTGACCTGTACTTCCCGCGAGCCACACCGCAAACCACCGCCACGTCCACCGATTCCCCACAGGCCCAACCACGCCACGGATCTGAAACCATCCTGTTGGTCGAAGATGATAATGGGGTGCGCGACCTCGTGCGTCGCGAGTTACTCAAGACCGGCTACCAGGTGATCGAGGCCAAGAACGGAGTCGAAGCCTGCCTCACGGCCACGCAACAGAGTTATCACGTCGATCTCCTGCTGACCGATGTGGTGATGCCGGGCATGAACGGCCGGGAGCTGGCCGAACATCTGGCGGTCATCAAGCCAAATCTCCGGGTGCTGTTCATGTCCGGATACCTCGACGACATTTCCGTCAACAGCGGCATGGATCCGCACCGCACCACATTTCTCCAGAAACCGTTCACGCCGGATCTGCTGCTACGCACCGTGCGCGCACTGCTCGACTCCTCTGCGCCGGGGACCGGGCCGGCGCACGTGCAAACATCACCACCGAACCACACATCTCGCACCGCCAGAGCCTCGTAA
- a CDS encoding rhodanese-like domain-containing protein, whose amino-acid sequence MRYLTCITCAVVLGGFLLQEPVPSLAYHSYVLSVQQLRAGLAKAPSTSAKGFVLIDVRSPEEHASGMIPGTDLNIDFREMKARHRELGVKLDDHIVVYCQSGHRSNIAAETLADLGYTHVYNVVGSMNAWTEAGFPIAPGR is encoded by the coding sequence ATGCGATATCTTACTTGTATCACGTGTGCAGTCGTTCTCGGCGGGTTTCTTCTCCAGGAACCAGTGCCTTCCCTCGCCTATCATTCCTACGTATTGAGCGTACAACAATTACGAGCCGGCCTCGCCAAGGCGCCCTCCACGAGCGCCAAGGGGTTTGTCTTGATCGATGTGCGCTCCCCGGAAGAGCATGCGTCCGGCATGATTCCCGGCACCGACCTGAACATCGATTTTCGAGAAATGAAGGCGCGTCACCGTGAACTGGGGGTGAAACTGGATGATCATATCGTCGTCTATTGCCAATCCGGCCATCGCAGCAACATCGCTGCGGAAACCTTAGCCGACCTGGGGTATACGCATGTCTACAATGTGGTGGGAAGCATGAATGCGTGGACCGAAGCGGGATTTCCCATCGCACCGGGACGGTGA
- a CDS encoding CbiX/SirB N-terminal domain-containing protein: MATVRKGVILVGHGGIPKGCPQDLVTKLKRLEAQRRAANQPPSAEELELDGKVRHWPRNAETDPYQAGLEAVAAKLRATLGDVLFAVAYNEFCAPTLEESVDQLAKQGATHITVATTMFTPGGSHSEIEIPEILTHLRPQYPGVELRYAWPFDLSLVAGTLAEQVKRFS; this comes from the coding sequence ATGGCGACAGTGCGGAAGGGTGTGATTCTAGTCGGACACGGCGGCATTCCCAAGGGCTGCCCACAAGATTTGGTGACGAAATTGAAGCGGCTCGAAGCCCAGCGCCGCGCGGCCAATCAGCCGCCGTCGGCAGAGGAACTGGAGTTGGATGGCAAGGTTCGCCACTGGCCGAGAAATGCGGAGACCGATCCCTATCAAGCCGGTTTGGAAGCCGTGGCGGCGAAGTTGCGCGCCACGCTGGGGGATGTGCTGTTCGCCGTGGCCTATAACGAGTTTTGTGCCCCGACATTGGAAGAGTCGGTCGACCAACTCGCCAAACAGGGTGCGACCCATATTACCGTGGCGACCACGATGTTCACGCCTGGTGGTTCGCATTCTGAAATCGAGATCCCTGAAATTCTCACGCACCTTCGTCCGCAGTACCCGGGGGTGGAGCTCCGTTATGCCTGGCCGTTTGATCTCAGCCTGGTCGCAGGAACGCTGGCTGAACAGGTGAAACGATTCTCCTGA
- a CDS encoding response regulator: MTLSKPIVLAEDNPRDAELTLAAMEEHQLADKVILCHDGAEVLDYLYCRGHFKTRLQGNPAVVLLDLKMPKVDGLEVLRTIKNDADLRPIPVVMLTSSREERDLAESYALGANAYVVKPVEFHQFLKAVKELGVFWGMINEPPPEGAGRTAERSA; this comes from the coding sequence ATGACACTCTCCAAACCCATTGTGCTGGCAGAAGACAACCCGCGCGACGCGGAGCTGACGCTCGCGGCCATGGAAGAACACCAGCTGGCCGACAAGGTCATCCTCTGTCATGACGGGGCGGAAGTACTCGATTATCTCTATTGCCGGGGCCACTTCAAGACCCGACTCCAGGGCAACCCGGCCGTCGTCCTGCTTGACTTGAAGATGCCGAAAGTCGATGGACTCGAAGTCTTACGCACCATCAAGAATGATGCGGACTTGCGCCCCATCCCCGTCGTGATGCTCACTTCCTCCCGAGAAGAGCGGGATCTGGCGGAAAGTTATGCGCTCGGCGCCAATGCCTACGTGGTCAAACCGGTTGAGTTCCACCAATTTCTCAAAGCCGTGAAAGAACTCGGTGTATTCTGGGGCATGATCAACGAACCACCCCCTGAAGGCGCCGGCCGTACAGCTGAACGGTCGGCATAA
- a CDS encoding deoxyribodipyrimidine photo-lyase: MKGLVWFRRDLRIHDNPALSAACKECREIVPLFVFDEPLLRDHVFGAACVGFMLGCLEDVRRSLAERGVTLLWRTGEPVETVLRTAQDLAVDAVYWNRDYEPGAIDRDRIAQQQLARQGRTVKTFKDHVVFEAEEVRSLTGDPFQRYSAYRDRWWAKWRAAAPPVLPVPTLPCAGNTVSSMPPWPKPEDLGYTSVPMWIEPGEQAARARLQWFLQGPIHRYVSGRNLPAQDGTSKLSPHVRFGTISARTMVHAALHTLSQGGQVSRADVFTWIDELVWREFFQQVLTAFPHVAEGPFKAKPGLPPPRSAGPERDRLFVAWSQGQTGYPIVDAGMRQLNKTGWMHNRVRMIVASFLVKDLRLDWRSGERYFMEQLVDGDLAANNGNWQWCASTGTDAMQGYRIFNPTLQSAKFDPDGGYVRQYVPELSQVPTKWIHEPSLMPKEEQVRARCRIGIDYPEPIVDHRQARQEYLDLGKQQVAP, translated from the coding sequence ATGAAGGGGCTGGTCTGGTTTCGTCGAGATCTCCGGATACATGACAATCCTGCGCTGTCAGCCGCCTGCAAGGAGTGCCGGGAGATCGTGCCCCTGTTCGTGTTCGACGAGCCTCTGCTGCGTGATCATGTCTTCGGGGCCGCCTGTGTCGGGTTCATGTTGGGATGCCTGGAGGATGTACGCCGCTCCTTGGCTGAGCGCGGAGTGACGCTCCTCTGGCGGACGGGTGAGCCGGTGGAGACGGTGTTGCGGACGGCTCAGGACCTGGCGGTGGACGCGGTGTATTGGAATCGTGATTATGAGCCAGGCGCCATCGATCGGGATCGAATCGCACAGCAGCAGTTGGCTCGACAGGGTCGTACCGTCAAGACCTTTAAGGACCATGTGGTGTTTGAGGCTGAGGAGGTGCGGAGTCTGACCGGGGATCCGTTTCAACGGTATAGTGCGTATCGCGATCGGTGGTGGGCGAAGTGGCGTGCGGCCGCGCCGCCTGTGCTGCCTGTGCCGACCCTTCCATGCGCGGGGAACACGGTATCTTCCATGCCCCCCTGGCCGAAGCCGGAAGATCTTGGCTATACGTCGGTGCCGATGTGGATCGAGCCGGGTGAACAGGCGGCGCGAGCCAGATTGCAGTGGTTTTTACAAGGGCCGATCCATCGCTACGTCAGCGGGAGAAATCTTCCGGCGCAGGACGGGACATCCAAGTTGTCCCCGCATGTGCGGTTCGGAACGATCAGTGCGCGCACGATGGTGCATGCCGCACTCCACACCCTCTCGCAGGGCGGACAGGTCTCTCGCGCCGATGTCTTCACCTGGATCGACGAGTTGGTGTGGCGGGAGTTTTTTCAGCAGGTGTTGACGGCGTTTCCGCATGTCGCAGAGGGGCCGTTCAAGGCGAAGCCCGGACTGCCCCCTCCGCGTTCTGCCGGGCCTGAGCGCGACCGGTTGTTTGTCGCCTGGAGTCAGGGTCAGACCGGCTATCCGATCGTCGACGCCGGGATGCGTCAGTTGAACAAGACCGGATGGATGCATAATCGCGTGCGCATGATCGTGGCGTCGTTTCTGGTGAAGGATCTTCGTCTGGATTGGCGAAGCGGTGAACGGTACTTTATGGAGCAGCTGGTGGACGGTGACCTGGCAGCCAACAACGGCAACTGGCAGTGGTGCGCGTCGACCGGTACGGATGCCATGCAAGGCTATCGCATTTTTAACCCTACCCTTCAAAGTGCGAAGTTCGATCCAGACGGGGGGTATGTGCGCCAGTATGTCCCGGAACTGAGTCAGGTACCGACCAAGTGGATTCACGAACCGTCGCTCATGCCCAAGGAGGAACAGGTGCGGGCTCGATGCCGCATCGGCATCGACTACCCTGAGCCGATCGTCGATCATCGGCAGGCGCGTCAGGAATATTTGGATCTCGGGAAGCAGCAGGTGGCCCCGTGA